A region from the Bubalus kerabau isolate K-KA32 ecotype Philippines breed swamp buffalo chromosome 23, PCC_UOA_SB_1v2, whole genome shotgun sequence genome encodes:
- the TRIP6 gene encoding thyroid receptor-interacting protein 6, with protein sequence MSGPTWLPPKQPEPARAPQGRAFPRGASGPPPAHGAALQPHPRVNFCPLPSEQCYQTPGGPEDRGLAWVGCHGAPQHSQGLPQDRGGLRPGSLDAEIDSLTSMLAELDGGRGHALRRPDRQAYEPPEPPAYRSGSGPLRPNGGALPPPPLPGSPYGGPTPASYATASTPAGPAFPVQVKVAQPVRGCGPPRRGASQASGSSPGPHFPLPGRGEVWGAGYRSHREPGPGAKEEAPGVSSPAGARGGGYGPQVPLSQPPEEELERLTKKLVHDMNHPPSGEYFGRCGGCGEDVVGDGAGVVALDRVFHVGCFVCSTCRAQLRGQHFYAVERRAYCESCYVATLEKCSTCSQPILDRILRAMGKAYHPGCFTCVVCHRGLDGIPFTVDATSQIHCIEDFHRKFAPRCSVCGGAIMPEPGQEETVRIVALDRSFHIGCYKCEECGLLLSSEGECQGCYPLDGHILCKTCSAWRIQELSATVTTDC encoded by the exons ATGTCcgggcccacctggctccccccgAAGCAGCCGGAGCCCGCTCGAGCCCCTCAGGGGAGAGCGTTCCCCCGAGGGGCCTCAGGGCCTCCCCCGGCCCATGGAGCAG cgctccagccccacccccggGTCAATTTTTGCCCTCTCCCATCCGAGCAGTGTTACCAGACCCCCGGGGGACCGGAGGACCGGGGGCTGGCCTGGGTGGGGTGCCACGGAGCACCCCAGCACTCACAG GGCCTCCCCCAAGACAGGGGGGGCTTGCGCCCGGGAAGTCTGGATGCTGAGATAGACTCCCTGACCAGCATGCTGGCTGAGTTGGACGGGGGTCGAGGTCACGCCCTGCGGCGGCCTGACCGGCAG GCTTACGAGCCCCCTGAGCCCCCAGCCTACCGCTCAGGGTCAGGCCCCTTGAGGCCGAATGGAGGGGCGCTTCCTCCCCCACCGCTCCCAGGGTCCCCCTATGGGGGCCCCACTCCGGCCTCCTATGCTACGGCCAGCACCCCCGCCGGCCCTGCCTTCCCTGTGCAAGTGAAAGTGGCACAACCCGTGAGAGGCTGTGGCCCTCCCAGGCGGGGGGCCTCTCAGGCCTCCGGGTCCTCCCCGGGCCCCCACTTTCCTCTCCCAGGCCGAGGTGAAGTCTGGGGGGCTGGCTACAGGAGCCACCGCGAGCCAGGGCCGGGGGCTAAGGAGGAGGCCCCGGGGGTCTCCAGCCCTGCAGGCGCAAGAGGAGGCGGGTATGGGCCCCAG GTCCCCCTGAGCCAGCCTCCCGAGGAGGAGCTTGAGAGGTTGACCAAGAAGCTGGTGCACGACATGAACCACCCGCCCAGCGGGGAGTACTTCG GCCGCTGTGGTGGGTGCGGAGAAGACGTGGTCGGGGATGGGGCCGGGGTCGTAGCCCTGGATCGCGTCTTCCACGTGGGCTGCTTTGTGTGTTCTACATGCCGGGCCCAGCTCCGGGGCCAGCATTTCTACGCCGTGGAGAGGAGGGCGTATTGTGAGAGCTGCTATGTG GCCACCCTGGAGAAGTGCTCCACGTGCTCCCAGCCCATCCTGGACCGGATTCTTCGGGCTATGGGGAAGGCCTACCACCCGGGCTGCTTCACCTGTGTGGTGTGCCACCGCGGCCTCGACGGCATTCCTTTCACTGTGGATGCCACGAGCCAGATCCACTGCATTGAGGATTTCCACAG GAAGTTTGCCCCAAGATGCTCAGTATGTGGTGGGGCCATCATGCCCGAACCAGGTCAGGAGGAGACCGTGCGAATCGTAGCTCTGGATCGCAGTTTTCACATTGGCTGTTACAAGTGTGAG GAGTGTGGGCTGCTGCTCTCCTCTGAGGGTGAGTGTCAGGGCTGCTACCCACTGGATGGGCACATCTTGTGCAAGACCTGCAGTGCCTGGCGGATCCAGGAGCTCTCGGCCACCGTCACCACCGACTGCTGA
- the SRRT gene encoding serrate RNA effector molecule homolog isoform X4 gives MGDSDDEYDRRRRDKFRRERSDYDRSRERDERRRGDDWNDREWDRGRERRSRGEYRDYDRNRRERFSPPRHELSPPQKRMRRDWDEHSSDPYHSGYEMPYAGGGGGPAYGPPQPWGHPDVHIVQHPVLPIQARLGSIAEIDLGVPPPVMKTFKEFLLSLDDAVDETEAVKRYNDYKLDFRRQQMQDFFLAHKDEEWFRSKYHPDEVGKRRQEARGALQNRLRVFLSLMESGWFDNLLLDIDKADAIVKMLDAAVIKMEGGTENDLRILEQEEEEEQAGKPGEPSKKEESRVGPGLGDGERKANEKDDKKEDGKQAENESSSDDKTKKSEGDGDKEEKKEDSEKEAKKSSKKRNRKHSGDDSFDEGSVSESESESESGQAEEEKEEADETLKEKEKPKEEEREKAKDAPGLECKPRPLHKTCSLFMRNIAPNISRAEIISLCKRYPGFMRVALSEPQPERRFFRRGWVTFDRSVNIKEICWNLQNIRLRECELSPGVNRDLTRRVRNINGITQHKQIVRNDIKLAAKLVHTLDDRTQLWAPEPGTPALPASLPSQNPILKNITDYLIEEVSAEEEELLGSSGGAPPEEPPKEGNPAEINVERDEKLIKVLDKLLLYLRIVHSLDYYNTCEYPNEDEMPNRCGIIHVRGPMPPNRISHGEVLEWQKTFEEKLTPLLSVRESLSEEEAQKMGRKDPEQEVEKFVTSNTQELGKDKWLCPLSGKKFKGPEFVRKHIFNKHAEKIEEVKKEVAFFNNFLTDAKRPALPEIKPAQPPGPAQSKIRSMRVCPILCPLTVQRLLVLTGLTPGLPYPHQTPQGLMPYGQPRPPILGYGAGAVRPAVPTGGPPYPHAPYGAGRGNYDAFRGQGGYPGKPRNR, from the exons ATGGGTGACAGCGATGACGAGTATGATCGAAGGCGCAGGGACAAGTTTAGACGAGAGCGCAGCGACTACGACCGTTCCCGGGAGAGAGATGAAAGACGTCGAGGGGATGATTGGAATGACCG AGAGTGGGACCGGGGCCGGGAGCGCCGCAGTCGGGGCGAATATCGTGACTATGACCGGAATCGGCGGGAGCGCTTCTCGCCTCCGCGGCATGAGCTCAGCCCCCCGCAGAAGCGCATGCGGCGAGACTG GGATGAGCACAGCTCTGACCCATACCACAGTGGCTATGAGATGCCCTAtgctggggggggtgggggcccAGCTTATGGCCCCCCTCAGCCCTGGGGCCACCCAGACGTCCACATCGTGCAGCACCCTGTTCTGCCTATCCAGGCCAG gcTGGGCAGCATAGCAGAGATCGACTTGGGCGTGCCGCCGCCTGTGATGAAGACCTTCAAGGAGTTCCTTCTGTCCCTGGATGATGCTGTGGATGAGACCGAGGCGGTCAAGCGCTACAACGACTACAAGCTGGACTTCCGGAGGCAGCAGATGCAGGACTTCTTCCTGGCTCACAAGGATGAGGAGTG GTTTCGGTCTAAGTACCACCCAGATGAGGTGGGGAAGCGTCGGCAGGAGGCCCGAGGGGCCCTGCAAAACCGACTAAGGGTGTTCCTGTCCCTCATGGAGAGTGGCTGGTTTGATAATCTTCTGCTGGACATAGACAAAGCTGACGCCATTGTCAAGATGCTGGATGCAG CTGTGATTAAGATGGAAGGAGGTACAGAGAATGATCTGCGGAtcctggagcaggaggaggaggaggagcaggcagGAAAGCCTGGGGAGCCCAGCAAGAAAGAGGAAAGCCGGGTTGGACCAGGCCTGGGCGATGGAGAGCGCAAGGCCAACGAAAAGGATGACAAGAAAGAAGATGGCAAACAG GCTGAAAATGAGAGTTCCAGTGATGACAAAACTAAGAAATCTGAAGGTGATGGGgacaaagaagagaagaaggaagactctgagaaagaagcCAAAAAG AGCAGCAAGAAGCGGAACAGGAAGCACAGTGGCGATGACAGCTTTGACGAAGGCAGTGTGTCCGAGTCGGAGTCAGAGTCTGAGAGTGGCCAGGccgaggaggagaaggaggaggctg ATGAAACACTCAAGGAAAAGGAGAAGCccaaggaagaagagagggagaaggctAAGGACGCCCCtgggctggaatgcaaaccccGACCCCTGCATAAGACGTGTTCTCTTTTCATGCGCAACATCGCGCCCAACATCTCCCGGGCTGAGATCATTTct CTTTGTAAACGATATCCAGGCTTTATGCGTGTGGCGTTATCGGAGCCCCAGCCGGAGAGGAG gtttttccgCCGTGGTTGGGTGACCTTTGACCGCAGCGTGAACATTAAGGAGATTTGTTGGAACCTGCAGAATATCCGA CTCCGGGAGTGTGAGCTGAGCCCTGGCGTGAACAGAGACCTCACTCGTCGCGTCCGCAACATCAACGGCATCACCCAGCACAAGCAGATCGTGCGCAACGACATCAAGCTGGCAGCCAAGCTGGTCCACACACTGGACGACAGGACCCAGCTCTGGGCCCCGGAGCCCGGGACTCCTGCCCTGCCAGCG AGTCTGCCCTCACAGAACCCGATCTTGAAGAATATCACTGACTACCTGATTGAGGAGGTGAGCgctgaggaggaggagctgcTGGGGAGCAGTGGGGGGGCCCCTCCCGAGGAGCCTCCAAAGGAAGGGAACCCTGCAGAGATCAACGTGGAGCGGGATGAGAAGCTGATCAAG GTTTTGGACAAGCTCCTTCTCTATTTGCGCATCGTGCATTCCCTGGATTATTATAACACATGCGAGTACCCCAACGAGGATGAAATGCCCAACCGTTGTGGCATCATCCACGTTCGGGGGCCCATGCCACCCAACCGCATCAGTCATGGGGAAG TTCTAGAGTGGCAGAAGACATTTGAGGAGAAACTGACTCCGCTGCTGAGTGTGCGAGAATCTCTCTCAGAGGAAGAGGCCCAGAAGATGGGTCGCAAAGACCCTGAACAGGAAGTGGAAAAGTTTGTGACCTCCAACACCCAGGAACTGGGCAAGGATAAGTGGCTATGCCCTCTCAGTGGCAAGAAATTCAAG GGCCCCGAGTTTGTACGTAAACATATCTTCAACAAGCATGCAGAAAAGATTGAGGAAGTGAAGAAGGAGGTAGCCTTTTTTAACAACTTTCTCACTGATGCCAAGCGCCCTGCTCTGCCTGAGATCAAGCCAGCTCAGCCACCAGGCCCTGCCCAGAGTAAGATACGATCCATGAGGGTCTGCCCCATTCTCTGTCCCTTGACTGTTCAAAGACTCCTGGTTCTAACTG